One region of Populus trichocarpa isolate Nisqually-1 chromosome 4, P.trichocarpa_v4.1, whole genome shotgun sequence genomic DNA includes:
- the LOC7458588 gene encoding receptor-like serine/threonine-protein kinase SD1-8 codes for MRHHYGTTTLFFFITFLSLFSSKFASSLDTLTATQSLINGQTLISTSQGFELGFFTPGNSRNWYVGIWYKNIPRTYVWVANRDKPLSNSSGTFKIFNQSIALFDLAGKVVWSSNQTNARNPVMQLLDSGNLVLKEQVSESGQFLWQSFDYPTDTLLPDMKLGWDLNTGLDRYLSSWKSSEDPGTGDFSFKLEYHGFPEVFLWKDNEIEYRSGPWNGQRFSGVPEMKPVDYLSFNFITEQDEVYYSFHIATKNLYSRLTVTSSGLLQRFAWIPETQQWNKFWYAPKDQCDNYKECGAYGICDSNASPVCKCLKGFQPKNHQAWDLRDGSGGCVRKTNLECLKDKFLHMKNMKLPQSTTSFVDRSMSLKNCELLCSRNCSCTAYANSNISNGGSGCVIWTGELFDLRQYPEGGQDLYVRLAASDIGDGGSADTIIICIAVGIGILILSLTGFSIWKRKRLLSVCNGTQQKGPQERSQDLLLNEVVINKKDYSGEKSTDELELPLFDFSTIAAATGNFCDENKLGEGGFGCVHKGRLVEGQEVAVKRLSKKSGQGTEEFKNEVRLIARLQHRNLVRLLGCCIEMDEKILIYEFMENRSLDSVLFNKAKSSLLNWQRRFNIICGTARGLLYLHQDSRFRIIHRDLKASNILLDGEWTPKISDFGMARIFGGDQTQANTRRIVGTYGYMSPEYAMDGLFSVKSDVFSFGVLVLEIVCGEKNRGFYHSNSELNLLGNVWRQWKDGNGLEVLDISVGSSYSPSEVLRCIQVGLLCVQERAEDRPTMASAVLMLSSETASMPQPKTPGYCLGRSPFETDSSSSKQDESFTVNQVTVTVLDAR; via the exons atgaGGCACCATTATGGCACAACCACTCTgttcttcttcatcactttcctttctctcttctcctcaaAATTTGCCTCATCTTTAGACACCTTAACAGCAACACAATCTCTCATAAATGGCCAAACTCTCATCTCCACAAGCCAGGGCTTTGAGCTTGGATTCTTCACTCCTGGCAATTCAAGAAACTGGTATGTGGGGATATGGTACAAGAACATACCAAGAACTTATGTGTGGGTTGCTAACAGAGACAAACCTCTTTCAAACTCCTCTGGAACCTTCAAAATCTTCAATCAAAGCATTGCTCTATTTGATCTAGCTGGGAAAGTCGTATGGTCATCCAACCAAACCAATGCGAGAAACCCAGTTATGCAGTTGCTAGATTCAGGAAACCTTGTATTGAAAGAGCAAGTAAGTGAAAGTGGTCAGTTTTTGTGGCAAAGCTTTGACTATCCAACTGATACTTTATTACCTGACATGAAGTTAGGCTGGGATCTCAACACGGGTCTAGACAGGTACTTGAGTTCATGGAAAAGCAGTGAGGATCCTGGTACAGGTGATTTCTCTTTCAAGCTAGAGTATCATGGATTCCCTGAAGTATTCTTGtggaaagataatgaaattgagTATAGAAGTGGGCCATGGAATGGACAAAGATTTAGTGGTGTACCAGAGATGAAGCCTGTTGATTACCTGAGTTTCAATTTTATCACTGAGCAAGATGAGGTATATTACTCGTTTCACATAGCAACCAAGAATTTATATTCAAGATTGACAGTTACTTCATCTGGGCTGCTCCAACGATTTGCATGGATTCCAGAGACACAACAATGGAATAAATTTTGGTACGCACCAAAAGATCAGTGTGACAACTACAAAGAATGTGGTGCATATGGTATTTGTGACTCGAATGCATCACCAGTTTGCAAGTGCTTGAAGGGTTTTCAGCCTAAGAATCATCAGGCATGGGATTTGAGAGATGGGTCAGGTGGGTGTGTTAGGAAGACAAATCTGGAGTGCTTGAAAGATAAATTTCTGCACATGAAGAACATGAAATTGCCACAGAGCACAACATCATTTGTGGACAGGAGTATGAGCCTTAAGAATTGTGAATTGTTGTGCTCAAGGAATTGTTCTTGTACTGCTTACGCTAACTCAAATATCAGCAATGGAGGGTCTGGCTGTGTGATTTGGACCGGAGAGCTCTTTGATTTGAGACAATATCCAGAAGGTGGACAAGATCTTTATGTTAGATTGGCAGCTTCCGATATAG GTGATGGAGGGAGTGCAGACACTATAATTATTTGCATTGCTGTTGGCATTGgcattttaatattatcactaACTGGCTTTTCCATATGGAAGAGGAAGAGATTGCTGAGTGTATGTAATGGAACACAGCAGAAAG GTCCTCAAGAGAGAAGCCAAGATTTATTGTTAAATGAGGTGGTTATAAATAAGAAAGACTACTCTGGTGAAAAAAGCACAGATGAACTAGAACTGCCACTGTTTGATTTTAGTACAATAGCAGCAGCTACCGGCAATTTCTGTGACGAAAATAAACTTGGAGAAGGTGGCTTTGGTTGTGTTCACAAG GGTAGGCTAGTAGAAGGCCAAGAAGTAGCAGTCAAGAGGCTGTCAAAGAAGTCTGGTCAGGGAACAGAAGAATTCAAGAATGAGGTCAGGTTAATTGCAAGGCTTCAACACAGAAATCTTGTTCGACTGCTCGGTTGCTGCATTGAGATGGATGAGAAGATTCTTATTTATGAGTTCATGGAAAACAGAAGCCTGGATTCTGTTCTATTCA ATAAGGCAAAAAGCTCTCTACTAAATTGGCAGAGGCGCTTCAACATCATCTGTGGGACTGCTAGAGGACTTCTGTATTTACATCAGGATTCCAGATTTAGAATTATCCACAGAGATCTCAAAGCAAGCAACATTCTGCTTGATGGGGAATGGACTCCAAAAATATCTGACTTTGGCATGGCTAGAATATTTGGTGGAGATCAAACACAAGCAAACACCAGGAGGATAGTAGGAACATA TGGTTATATGTCTCCGGAATATGCAATGGATGGGCTATTCTCAGTGAAATCAGACGTTTTCAGCTTCGGAGTTTTAGTTTTGGAGATTGTATGTGGGGAAAAGAACAGGGGGTTTTATCACTCAAACAGTGAACTTAACCTTCTTGGGAAT GTGTGGAGGCAGTGGAAAGATGGGAATGGATTGGAAGTGTTAGATATATCAGTTGGCAGTTCATATAGCCCTAGTGAAGTTTTGAGATGTATACAAGTAGGCCTTTTATGTGTCCAAGAGCGAGCAGAAGATAGACCAACAATGGCTTCTGCGGTGTTGATGTTGAGCAGTGAAACTGCATCAATGCCCCAGCCTAAAACTCCTGGTTATTGCCTTGGAAGGAGTCCTTTTGAAACTGATTCCTCTTCAAGCAAACAAGATGAATCATTCACTGTAAACCAAGTTACAGTTACAGTGCTAGATGCTAGGTAA
- the LOC7458589 gene encoding uncharacterized protein LOC7458589, translating to MCDFNLQEFQIPAANNLEDESIDFSLLRLDPSTNNHHHSTPCTTCGCSASSSANKRRSPDHNPQDQLTKKPRKLFVEPHETTTTNDNNNVPNSVSGFSKILQPICSTDPVLRRCLSDPFAPPNVANLVAQSPPGSSKKGSASLPPKPPLRRSVSDLSPNKSLSRSSSSNGSSSFKWLKKMRDSMKEINQWWDEIMPDTDDFFAEPCDFEEEAEKLGPEDNPTDATEKSDSMKDYEESVCVEKSGDCFIVHFKCPCGKRYQILLSGGNCYYKIM from the exons ATGTGCGACTTTAATCTTCAAGAATTCCAAATCCCCGCAGCCAACAACTTAGAAGATGAATCCATTGATTTCTCTCTTCTCCGCCTTGACCCCTCTACCAACAACCACCACCACAGTACTCCTTGCACTACTTGTGGCTGCTCTGCCTCTTCCTCTGCCAACAAACGCAGGTCTCCTGACCATAACCCACAAGACCAACTCACAAAGAAACCCAGGAAACTGTTTGTTGAACCCCATGAAACCACTACTACTAACGACAACAACAATGTCCCTAATTCTGTATCGGGTTTCTCCAAGATTCTCCAACCCATTTGCAGTACTGACCCTGTCCTCCGCCGCTGCCTTTCTGACCCTTTTGCCCCGCCAAATGTGGCCAACTTGGTCGCACAATCGCCACCGGGGAGTTCTAAGAAGGGAAGTGCGTCTCTGCCTCCAAAGCCACCGTTGAGAAGATCAGTGTCAGACCTGTCTCCTAACAAGAGCCTTTCAAGGTCTTCAAGTTCCAATGGAAGTTCCAGTTTCAAG TGGCTGAAGAAGATGAGGGACAGCATGAAGGAAATAAATCAATGGTGGGACGAAATTATGCCCGATACTGATGACTTTTTTGCTGAGCCATgtgattttgaagaagaagctGAGAAATTAGGCCCTGAAGATAACCCTACTGATGCAACTGAAAAG AGTGATTCAATGAAAGATTATGAAGAATCTGTTTGTGTGGAGAAATCTGGGGATTGCTTCATCGTTCATTTCAAGTGTCCCTGCGGCAAACGATATCAGATCCTTCTCTCTGGAGGGAACTGTTACTACAAAATCATGTAG
- the LOC7494306 gene encoding G-type lectin S-receptor-like serine/threonine-protein kinase At1g11410 isoform X2, producing MIAKKRFLHSMFLLTLQFTSCTYMDAIKTNQTVKDGSLVISKENNFALGFFSLGNSSFRYLGIWYHKVPEQTVVWVANRGHPINGSSGFLSINQYGNLVLYGDSDRTVPVWSANCSVGYTCEAQLLDSGNLVLVQTTSKGVVWQSFDYPTDTMLAGMKLGLNRKTGQELFLTSWRSADDPATGDFSFKLFPSSLPQFFLYRGTKRYWRTASWPWRGQWQLYKESFVNIQDEVYFVYTPIDDSIILRIMVDHTGFLKVVTWHVSDHKWKEFWAAPKHQCDWYGKCGAYSTCEPVDITRYECACLPGYELKDARNWYLRDGSGGCVSKGLESSSVCDPGEGFVKVDKVLLPDSSFAVWVNTSMSRANCEKQCQMNCSCSAYAIVDAPGIAKGCITWHGELMDTTYDRNDRYDLYVRVDALELAENARKSKGSHEKGLLTVLIPAVLSTSLIISVLGYLWLRKRGEKETWVANELRRSGNDVDLDFFKLSTLSAATKNFSPDNKLGEGGFGSVYKLPNGEEIAVKRLSKNSGQGIEEFTNEVKVIGKLQHRNLVKLVGCCIQGGEPMLIYEYLPNKSLDSFLFDETRELFLDWSTRFVIIVGIARGILYLHQDSRLRIIHRDLKCSNILLDAEMTPKISDFGMARIFGRDQIQDETRRVMGTFGYMSPEYAAFGKISVKSDVFSFGVMLLEIVSGKRNNRYNLQDSSLTLIGHVWELWREERALEIVDSSLQELYHPQEVLKCIQIGLLCVQENAMDRPSMLAVVFMLSSSEAAIPSPKEPAFIFREICSKPHTLIEVQEDDDGGGGGVELAINKHG from the exons ATGATTGCCAAAAAACGTTTTCTACATTCTATGTTTCTTCTAACCCTCCAATTCACTTCATGTACTTACATGGACGCCATAAAGACAAACCAGACAGTTAAAGATGGAAGCCTTGTAATCtccaaagaaaacaattttgcaTTAGGATTTTTTAGCCTTGGTAATTCAAGCTTTAGATACCTTGGAATTTGGTATCATAAGGTACCTGAACAAACTGTTGTGTGGGTGGCAAATAGAGGGCATCCAATCAATGGCTCCTCAGGGTTTCTCTCCATCAACCAATATGGAAACCTCGTCCTCTATGGTGACTCTGACCGAACGGTTCCAGTATGGTCTGCAAATTGTTCTGTTGGATATACTTGTGAAGCTCAGCTTTTGGATTCAGGAAATCTGGTTCTGGTCCAGACTACAAGTAAGGGAGTTGTGTGGCAAAGTTTTGATTATCCTACTGATACCATGCTAGCAGGAATGAAACTTGGTTTAAATAGGAAAACAGGTCAGGAACTGTTTCTGACATCATGGAGATCAGCAGATGACCCTGCAACCGGGGACTTCTCGTTTAAGCTCTTTCCCAGTAGCTTACCACAATTCTTTCTCTACAGGGGTACAAAACGTTATTGGCGAACAGCCTCGTGGCCATGGAGAGGCCAGTGGCAATTGTACAAGGAAAGCTTCGTAAACATTCAAGATGAAGTATACTTTGTCTACACACCTATTGATGATTCCATTATCCTTAGAATAATGGTGGATCATACAGGGTTTTTGAAGGTTGTAACATGGCATGTAAGTGACCACAAATGGAAGGAGTTCTGGGCAGCACCTAAGCACCAATGTGATTGGTATGGAAAATGTGGTGCTTATAGCACGTGTGAACCTGTTGACATTACCAGGTATGAGTGCGCTTGTTTGCCTGGATATGAACTCAAGGATGCAAGGAACTGGTATCTGAGAGATGGGTCTGGTGGTTGTGTCAGCAAGGGACTAGAATCCTCCTCAGTGTGCGATCCTGGAGAAGGGTTTGTGAAGGTGGACAAAGTATTACTTCCTGATTCTTCATTTGCAGTTTGGGTGAACACAAGTATGAGTCGTGCAAACTGCGAAAAGCAATGCCAGATGAATTGCTCATGCTCTGCGTATGCAATTGTAGATGCTCCAGGAATAGCAAAGGGCTGCATTACATGGCATGGAGAATTAATGGACACAACATATGATAGGAATGACAGATATGATCTGTATGTTCGTGTTGATGCGCTTGAATTAG CTGAGAATGCAAGGAAATCAAAAGGTTCTCATGAAAAGGGGTTGCTGACCGTTCTTATTCCAGCTGTTTTATCAACATCGTTGATCATTAGCGTGCTTGGTTATTTGTGGCTCaggaagagaggagaaaaag AGACTTGGGTGGCAAACGAGCTCCGGAGAAGTGGCAATGATGTAGACTTGGATTTCTTCAAGCTCAGCACACTATCTGCTGCCACAAAAAACTTCTCCCCAGATAACAAACTTGGGGAAGGTGGTTTTGGTTCAGTTTACAAG CTACCTAATGGGGAGGAGATTGCTGTCAAAAGACTCTCAAAAAATTCAGGACAAGGAATAGAAGAATTTACAAATGAAGTCAAGGTAATTGGGAAGCTTCAACACAGGAATCTTGTGAAACTTGTAGGCTGTTGCATTCAGGGAGGAGAACCGATGCTAATTTACGAATACTTGCCAAACAAAAGCTTAGACTCATTTCTTTTTG ATGAAACAAGAGAACTGTTCCTGGATTGGAGCACACGGTTTGTCATTATAGTTGGCATCGCTCGTGGGATTCTATATCTTCACCAGGACTCAAGGTTGAGAATCATTCACAGGGACTTGAAATGTAGCAACATTCTATTAGATGCAGAGATGACCCCAAAAATCTCAGATTTTGGAATGGCTAGAATATTTGGAAGGGACCAAATACAAGACGAGACACGTAGAGTTATGGGAACATT TGGATACATGTCACCAGAGTATGCTGCGTTTGGCAAAATTTCGGTGAAATCAGATGTGTTTAGTTTCGGGGTTATGTTATTAGAGATTGTAAGTGGCAAGAGGAACAACAGATATAATCTACAGGATTCTTCCTTGACCTTGATTGGGCAT GTGTGGGAGCTATGGAGAGAAGAGAGAGCGTTGGAGATAGTTGATTCATCATTGCAGGAGTTATATCACCCTCAAGAAGTCTTGAAATGCATTCAAATCGGGCTCTTGTGTGTGCAAGAAAATGCTATGGACAGACCCTCCATGTTAGCTGTTGTTTTCATGTTGAGTAGTTCTGAAGCAGCTATTCCTTCTCCAAAAGAACCTGCATTCATTTTTAGAGAAATTTGCAGTAAGCCTCATACCCTAATTGAGGtacaagaagatgatgatggtggtggtggtggagtaGAATTAGCTATAAATAAACACGGCTGA
- the LOC7494306 gene encoding G-type lectin S-receptor-like serine/threonine-protein kinase At1g11410 isoform X1 — MIAKKRFLHSMFLLTLQFTSCTYMDAIKTNQTVKDGSLVISKENNFALGFFSLGNSSFRYLGIWYHKVPEQTVVWVANRGHPINGSSGFLSINQYGNLVLYGDSDRTVPVWSANCSVGYTCEAQLLDSGNLVLVQTTSKGVVWQSFDYPTDTMLAGMKLGLNRKTGQELFLTSWRSADDPATGDFSFKLFPSSLPQFFLYRGTKRYWRTASWPWRGQWQLYKESFVNIQDEVYFVYTPIDDSIILRIMVDHTGFLKVVTWHVSDHKWKEFWAAPKHQCDWYGKCGAYSTCEPVDITRYECACLPGYELKDARNWYLRDGSGGCVSKGLESSSVCDPGEGFVKVDKVLLPDSSFAVWVNTSMSRANCEKQCQMNCSCSAYAIVDAPGIAKGCITWHGELMDTTYDRNDRYDLYVRVDALELAENARKSKGSHEKGLLTVLIPAVLSTSLIISVLGYLWLRKRGEKETWVANELRRSGNDVDLDFFKLSTLSAATKNFSPDNKLGEGGFGSVYKGQLPNGEEIAVKRLSKNSGQGIEEFTNEVKVIGKLQHRNLVKLVGCCIQGGEPMLIYEYLPNKSLDSFLFDETRELFLDWSTRFVIIVGIARGILYLHQDSRLRIIHRDLKCSNILLDAEMTPKISDFGMARIFGRDQIQDETRRVMGTFGYMSPEYAAFGKISVKSDVFSFGVMLLEIVSGKRNNRYNLQDSSLTLIGHVWELWREERALEIVDSSLQELYHPQEVLKCIQIGLLCVQENAMDRPSMLAVVFMLSSSEAAIPSPKEPAFIFREICSKPHTLIEVQEDDDGGGGGVELAINKHG; from the exons ATGATTGCCAAAAAACGTTTTCTACATTCTATGTTTCTTCTAACCCTCCAATTCACTTCATGTACTTACATGGACGCCATAAAGACAAACCAGACAGTTAAAGATGGAAGCCTTGTAATCtccaaagaaaacaattttgcaTTAGGATTTTTTAGCCTTGGTAATTCAAGCTTTAGATACCTTGGAATTTGGTATCATAAGGTACCTGAACAAACTGTTGTGTGGGTGGCAAATAGAGGGCATCCAATCAATGGCTCCTCAGGGTTTCTCTCCATCAACCAATATGGAAACCTCGTCCTCTATGGTGACTCTGACCGAACGGTTCCAGTATGGTCTGCAAATTGTTCTGTTGGATATACTTGTGAAGCTCAGCTTTTGGATTCAGGAAATCTGGTTCTGGTCCAGACTACAAGTAAGGGAGTTGTGTGGCAAAGTTTTGATTATCCTACTGATACCATGCTAGCAGGAATGAAACTTGGTTTAAATAGGAAAACAGGTCAGGAACTGTTTCTGACATCATGGAGATCAGCAGATGACCCTGCAACCGGGGACTTCTCGTTTAAGCTCTTTCCCAGTAGCTTACCACAATTCTTTCTCTACAGGGGTACAAAACGTTATTGGCGAACAGCCTCGTGGCCATGGAGAGGCCAGTGGCAATTGTACAAGGAAAGCTTCGTAAACATTCAAGATGAAGTATACTTTGTCTACACACCTATTGATGATTCCATTATCCTTAGAATAATGGTGGATCATACAGGGTTTTTGAAGGTTGTAACATGGCATGTAAGTGACCACAAATGGAAGGAGTTCTGGGCAGCACCTAAGCACCAATGTGATTGGTATGGAAAATGTGGTGCTTATAGCACGTGTGAACCTGTTGACATTACCAGGTATGAGTGCGCTTGTTTGCCTGGATATGAACTCAAGGATGCAAGGAACTGGTATCTGAGAGATGGGTCTGGTGGTTGTGTCAGCAAGGGACTAGAATCCTCCTCAGTGTGCGATCCTGGAGAAGGGTTTGTGAAGGTGGACAAAGTATTACTTCCTGATTCTTCATTTGCAGTTTGGGTGAACACAAGTATGAGTCGTGCAAACTGCGAAAAGCAATGCCAGATGAATTGCTCATGCTCTGCGTATGCAATTGTAGATGCTCCAGGAATAGCAAAGGGCTGCATTACATGGCATGGAGAATTAATGGACACAACATATGATAGGAATGACAGATATGATCTGTATGTTCGTGTTGATGCGCTTGAATTAG CTGAGAATGCAAGGAAATCAAAAGGTTCTCATGAAAAGGGGTTGCTGACCGTTCTTATTCCAGCTGTTTTATCAACATCGTTGATCATTAGCGTGCTTGGTTATTTGTGGCTCaggaagagaggagaaaaag AGACTTGGGTGGCAAACGAGCTCCGGAGAAGTGGCAATGATGTAGACTTGGATTTCTTCAAGCTCAGCACACTATCTGCTGCCACAAAAAACTTCTCCCCAGATAACAAACTTGGGGAAGGTGGTTTTGGTTCAGTTTACAAG GGTCAGCTACCTAATGGGGAGGAGATTGCTGTCAAAAGACTCTCAAAAAATTCAGGACAAGGAATAGAAGAATTTACAAATGAAGTCAAGGTAATTGGGAAGCTTCAACACAGGAATCTTGTGAAACTTGTAGGCTGTTGCATTCAGGGAGGAGAACCGATGCTAATTTACGAATACTTGCCAAACAAAAGCTTAGACTCATTTCTTTTTG ATGAAACAAGAGAACTGTTCCTGGATTGGAGCACACGGTTTGTCATTATAGTTGGCATCGCTCGTGGGATTCTATATCTTCACCAGGACTCAAGGTTGAGAATCATTCACAGGGACTTGAAATGTAGCAACATTCTATTAGATGCAGAGATGACCCCAAAAATCTCAGATTTTGGAATGGCTAGAATATTTGGAAGGGACCAAATACAAGACGAGACACGTAGAGTTATGGGAACATT TGGATACATGTCACCAGAGTATGCTGCGTTTGGCAAAATTTCGGTGAAATCAGATGTGTTTAGTTTCGGGGTTATGTTATTAGAGATTGTAAGTGGCAAGAGGAACAACAGATATAATCTACAGGATTCTTCCTTGACCTTGATTGGGCAT GTGTGGGAGCTATGGAGAGAAGAGAGAGCGTTGGAGATAGTTGATTCATCATTGCAGGAGTTATATCACCCTCAAGAAGTCTTGAAATGCATTCAAATCGGGCTCTTGTGTGTGCAAGAAAATGCTATGGACAGACCCTCCATGTTAGCTGTTGTTTTCATGTTGAGTAGTTCTGAAGCAGCTATTCCTTCTCCAAAAGAACCTGCATTCATTTTTAGAGAAATTTGCAGTAAGCCTCATACCCTAATTGAGGtacaagaagatgatgatggtggtggtggtggagtaGAATTAGCTATAAATAAACACGGCTGA